One Actinomadura viridis genomic region harbors:
- a CDS encoding glycerophosphodiester phosphodiesterase, which yields MHPSTPRPRTTRPPRPLLAFAAVLAAAALLVSGLAAPARPAAARADGAGKARAGMAGPGMVGEHPTVFGHRGAAGYRPEHTSGSYELAVQMGADYIEPDLVPTKDGELVARHENEIGGTTDVARRAEFADRRTTKTIDGRKVTGWFTEDFTLAELKTLRAVERLPEARQHNTLYDGRYPLMTLQEIIDLAERLGREHKRTVGVFPETKHPTYFRSIGLPLEEPLIRTVKRNGLDRPDGRLVVQSFEPTSLRRLTRELRVTALQAISTSGAPYDTVAAGHGPTFADMTTPAGLREIRTYADWIGPDKRLVIPLREDGSLGAPTTLARDAHAAGLRISAYTFRNENQFLPAGLRTGTDPNAYGRAFEEYAAYFRAGLDAVVSDNPDTAVIAREALRERTAS from the coding sequence GTGCATCCGTCCACCCCCCGCCCGAGAACGACCCGCCCCCCAAGACCCCTCCTCGCGTTCGCCGCCGTCCTGGCCGCCGCCGCCCTCCTCGTCTCCGGCCTCGCCGCGCCGGCCCGTCCCGCCGCCGCCCGCGCGGACGGCGCCGGCAAGGCCCGTGCCGGCATGGCCGGCCCCGGCATGGTCGGCGAGCATCCGACGGTCTTCGGCCACCGCGGAGCCGCCGGATACCGTCCCGAGCACACGTCCGGGTCGTACGAGCTGGCCGTGCAGATGGGCGCCGACTACATCGAGCCCGACCTCGTCCCGACCAAGGACGGGGAACTGGTCGCCCGGCACGAGAACGAGATCGGCGGCACGACCGACGTCGCCCGCCGGGCCGAGTTCGCCGACCGCAGGACCACCAAGACGATCGACGGCAGGAAGGTCACCGGCTGGTTCACCGAGGACTTCACCCTGGCCGAGCTGAAGACCCTCCGCGCCGTGGAACGGCTGCCCGAGGCACGCCAGCACAACACCCTCTACGACGGCCGTTACCCGCTGATGACCCTCCAGGAGATCATCGACCTTGCCGAACGGCTGGGCCGTGAGCACAAGCGCACCGTCGGGGTCTTCCCCGAGACCAAGCACCCGACCTACTTCCGCTCGATCGGGCTCCCGCTGGAGGAGCCGCTGATCCGGACCGTCAAGCGCAACGGCCTGGACCGGCCCGACGGGCGGCTGGTCGTGCAGTCGTTCGAACCCACCAGCCTGCGGCGGCTCACCCGGGAGCTGCGCGTCACCGCCCTCCAGGCCATCTCGACCTCGGGCGCCCCCTACGACACCGTCGCCGCCGGCCACGGGCCCACCTTCGCCGACATGACCACCCCGGCCGGGCTCCGCGAGATCCGCACCTACGCCGACTGGATCGGACCGGACAAGCGGCTGGTGATCCCGCTGCGCGAGGACGGCTCGCTCGGCGCGCCCACCACGCTGGCCCGCGACGCCCATGCCGCCGGGCTGAGGATCTCCGCCTACACGTTCCGCAACGAGAACCAGTTCCTGCCCGCCGGCCTGCGGACCGGCACCGACCCGAACGCCTACGGCCGGGCGTTCGAGGAGTACGCCGCGTACTTCCGGGCCGGCCTGGACGCGGTGGTGAGCGACAACCCCGACACGGCCGTGATCGCCCGCGAGGCGCTGCGCGAGCGCACCGCCTCCTAG
- a CDS encoding DUF2293 domain-containing protein translates to MSEVQETRLARRVDEAAGTLLRRSHSVSAIEVFQQIGWLTAARVDEWRQGRLDPLEAALPVRPDKVDGALRALGSWAARQGLEPSEAAYVAATRDRRPLRFTERGDAATERACRTHWLSPDLSPARRERLAARQNKAPDLVAVQALEAWACATCRGTGDLLVMEDDEPLCLACADLDHLVFLPSGNAALSRRAKKESGLSAVVVRLNRRRKRYERRGVLVEEEALARAEEQCLADEDARARRRERDRERRAHQDGEFQDRMAAEIVRLFPGCPPARAEAIAVHAGLRGSGRVGRSAAGRELDPDAVRLAVAASVRHLDTDYDDLLMAGVPRREARDRIRATVEEVLGGWRRGPRADGG, encoded by the coding sequence GTGAGCGAGGTGCAGGAGACCCGGTTGGCGCGCAGGGTCGACGAGGCCGCGGGAACGCTCCTGCGGCGTTCGCACTCCGTCTCCGCGATCGAGGTGTTCCAGCAGATCGGCTGGCTCACCGCCGCGCGGGTGGACGAGTGGCGGCAGGGAAGGCTCGACCCCCTGGAGGCGGCCCTGCCCGTACGGCCCGACAAGGTCGACGGCGCGCTCCGGGCACTCGGGTCCTGGGCCGCCCGCCAGGGCCTGGAGCCCTCGGAGGCCGCCTACGTCGCCGCCACCCGCGACCGCAGGCCGCTCCGTTTCACCGAACGCGGCGACGCGGCCACCGAGCGCGCCTGCCGCACGCACTGGCTCTCCCCCGACCTGTCCCCGGCGCGGCGCGAGCGCCTCGCCGCGCGCCAGAACAAGGCGCCCGACCTGGTGGCGGTCCAGGCGCTGGAGGCGTGGGCCTGCGCCACCTGCCGCGGCACCGGCGACCTCCTGGTCATGGAGGACGACGAGCCGCTCTGCCTGGCCTGCGCCGACCTGGACCATCTGGTCTTCCTGCCGTCCGGGAACGCCGCGCTCAGCCGGCGCGCGAAGAAGGAGAGCGGGCTGTCGGCGGTCGTCGTCCGGCTCAACCGCCGCCGCAAGCGCTACGAGCGCCGCGGCGTCCTGGTCGAGGAGGAGGCCCTGGCCCGGGCCGAGGAGCAGTGCCTGGCCGACGAGGACGCCCGGGCCCGCCGCCGCGAACGGGACCGGGAGCGCCGCGCTCACCAGGACGGGGAGTTCCAGGACCGGATGGCCGCCGAGATCGTGCGGCTCTTCCCCGGCTGCCCGCCCGCCCGCGCGGAGGCGATCGCCGTCCACGCGGGCCTGCGCGGCAGTGGCCGGGTCGGCCGGTCGGCGGCGGGCCGGGAGCTGGACCCGGACGCCGTGCGCCTGGCGGTCGCCGCCTCCGTCCGCCACCTGGACACCGACTATGACGACCTGCTGATGGCGGGCGTCCCGCGCCGGGAGGCCCGGGACCGCATCCGCGCCACCGTGGAGGAGGTCCTCGGCGGCTGGCGGCGGGGACCGCGCGCGGACGGCGGCTGA
- a CDS encoding DeoR/GlpR family DNA-binding transcription regulator yields the protein MDEDGARAGGGRSGGRRGPAPRQEAIAEHVLSAGSATAAELADRFGVSLMTIHRDLDELERQGVVRKYRGGVTAQPSGVFESNVAFRRKAMQAEKEAVARRALELIEPGMAVMLDDSTSVLAVARRLAGITPLTVVTNFLEGLNLLAGVPGIRLMALGGDYDPLHDSFLGVSCVEAIESLTVDLCLVSTSAVSGGFAHHQEQHIVAVKRAMLASAARNVLLLDHSKLGRVALHRLAPLSAFDRVIVDSGASGEALRDLDEHKVDYEVAAP from the coding sequence ATGGACGAGGACGGCGCACGGGCGGGCGGTGGACGGTCCGGGGGGCGGCGCGGCCCGGCCCCGCGGCAGGAGGCGATCGCCGAGCACGTGCTGTCGGCCGGTTCGGCGACCGCGGCGGAGCTGGCGGACCGGTTCGGGGTCAGCCTGATGACCATCCACCGGGACCTGGACGAGCTGGAGCGGCAGGGCGTCGTTCGCAAGTACCGCGGCGGGGTGACCGCCCAGCCCTCGGGGGTGTTCGAGAGCAACGTCGCCTTCCGCCGCAAGGCGATGCAGGCCGAGAAGGAAGCGGTGGCCCGCCGCGCGCTGGAGCTGATCGAGCCGGGCATGGCGGTGATGCTCGACGACTCCACCAGCGTGCTGGCCGTGGCCCGGCGGCTGGCCGGGATCACCCCGCTGACCGTCGTCACCAACTTCCTGGAAGGGCTCAACCTGCTGGCGGGCGTCCCCGGCATCCGGCTGATGGCGCTCGGCGGCGACTACGACCCGCTGCACGACTCGTTCCTCGGGGTCTCGTGCGTGGAGGCGATCGAGTCGCTCACCGTGGACCTGTGCCTGGTGTCCACCTCCGCCGTGTCCGGCGGGTTCGCCCACCACCAGGAGCAGCACATCGTCGCGGTCAAGCGCGCCATGCTCGCCTCGGCCGCCCGCAACGTCCTGCTGCTGGACCACTCCAAGCTCGGCCGCGTCGCGCTGCACCGGCTCGCCCCGCTCAGCGCGTTCGACCGCGTCATCGTCGATTCCGGGGCGTCGGGCGAGGCGCTGCGCGACCTGGACGAGCACAAGGTGGACTACGAAGTGGCCGCTCCCTGA
- a CDS encoding glycerophosphodiester phosphodiesterase family protein, translated as MAACGTRRRRVSGPLGAAAVLVPMLAAVPTAAPAPREVAAAVAAPGARGAPALDGPAIDGPAPAVPGQAVRGEAARRGTVPIVVGHRGAPGHRPEHTLASYELAVRMRADYIEPDVVPTKDGHLVARHENEIGRTTDVARHPEFARRRTTKTIDGRKVTGWFTEDFTLAELRTLRAVERMPGLRPRNTRYDRRFRIPTVQEVVDLAGRLGRRHGRRVGIFPEVKHPTYFRSIGLPLEGRLAALLRRNGLNRPDGRVIVQSFEPAALRRLDRALNVTILQSIAPSGAPYDTVARGAGPTFDEMVTPEGLKEIGTYADWIAPEKGRVIPLRADGSLGTPTSLVPDAHAAGLKVAAYTFRDENRFLPADLRDGTAPGARGRALREYDLFYRTGIDGLFSDHPGTAVLARTRYLATEA; from the coding sequence ATGGCCGCCTGTGGAACGAGGAGGAGGCGTGTCTCCGGTCCGCTCGGAGCCGCCGCCGTCCTGGTGCCGATGCTGGCCGCGGTGCCCACGGCCGCCCCCGCGCCCCGCGAGGTCGCCGCGGCCGTGGCGGCACCGGGGGCCCGCGGCGCCCCCGCTCTCGACGGCCCCGCGATCGACGGCCCCGCGCCGGCCGTTCCCGGGCAGGCCGTACGGGGGGAGGCGGCACGGCGGGGGACGGTGCCGATCGTCGTCGGGCACCGCGGAGCCCCCGGCCACCGCCCCGAGCACACCCTGGCCTCCTACGAGCTGGCGGTGCGGATGCGCGCCGACTACATCGAGCCGGACGTGGTCCCCACCAAGGACGGGCACCTGGTGGCGCGGCACGAGAACGAGATCGGCCGGACGACCGACGTCGCCCGGCACCCCGAGTTCGCCCGCCGCCGCACCACCAAGACGATCGACGGCAGGAAGGTCACCGGCTGGTTCACCGAGGACTTCACCCTCGCCGAACTCAGGACCCTCCGCGCGGTCGAGCGGATGCCCGGCCTGCGCCCGCGCAACACCCGGTACGACCGGCGCTTCCGGATCCCGACCGTGCAGGAGGTCGTCGACCTCGCCGGGCGGCTCGGCCGCAGGCACGGCAGGCGCGTCGGGATCTTCCCCGAGGTCAAGCACCCGACCTACTTCCGGTCGATCGGCCTCCCGCTGGAGGGCAGGCTCGCCGCGCTCCTCAGGCGCAACGGCCTGAACCGCCCCGACGGGCGGGTCATCGTCCAGTCCTTCGAACCGGCCGCCCTGCGCAGGCTCGACAGGGCGCTGAACGTCACGATCCTGCAGAGCATCGCCCCCTCCGGCGCCCCGTACGACACGGTCGCGCGCGGGGCGGGCCCCACCTTCGACGAGATGGTCACCCCGGAGGGGCTCAAGGAGATCGGCACCTACGCCGACTGGATCGCCCCCGAGAAGGGACGGGTGATCCCCCTGCGGGCGGACGGCTCGCTCGGGACGCCGACCTCGCTGGTGCCGGACGCGCACGCCGCCGGGCTCAAGGTCGCCGCCTACACCTTCCGCGACGAGAACCGGTTCCTGCCGGCGGACCTGCGTGACGGCACCGCGCCGGGCGCCCGCGGCCGGGCCCTCAGGGAGTACGACCTCTTCTACAGGACGGGCATCGACGGGCTGTTCAGCGACCATCCCGGCACGGCCGTCCTCGCCCGGACCAGGTACCTGGCGACCGAGGCATAG